One segment of Pseudomonas asgharzadehiana DNA contains the following:
- the ccmE gene encoding cytochrome c maturation protein CcmE, whose protein sequence is MNPLRRKRLLIILAIMAGVGIAVALALSALQQNINLFYTPTQIANGEAPVDTRIRAGGMVEKGSLKRSGDSLDVTFVVTDFNKAVTITYRGILPDLFREGQGIVALGKLNADGVVVADEVLAKHDEKYMPPEVTKALKDSGQSAPTPAKEG, encoded by the coding sequence GTGAATCCGCTGCGTAGAAAGCGTCTGTTGATCATCCTCGCCATCATGGCCGGCGTCGGCATTGCCGTGGCCCTGGCCCTGAGCGCCCTGCAACAGAACATCAATCTGTTCTACACCCCGACCCAGATCGCGAATGGCGAAGCGCCTGTCGATACCCGCATCCGCGCCGGCGGCATGGTCGAGAAGGGCTCGCTCAAGCGCTCCGGCGACTCCCTGGACGTGACCTTCGTGGTCACCGACTTCAACAAGGCTGTGACCATCACCTACCGGGGCATCCTCCCGGACCTGTTCCGCGAAGGCCAGGGCATCGTCGCCCTGGGCAAGCTCAACGCCGACGGCGTGGTGGTGGCCGATGAAGTGCTGGCCAAGCACGATGAAAAATACATGCCGCCGGAGGTCACCAAGGCGCTCAAGGACAGCGGCCAATCCGCGCCAACACCCGCGAAGGAGGGCTGA
- the ccmD gene encoding heme exporter protein CcmD, with the protein MSFASFSDFLAMGHHGLYVWTAYGICLAVLALNVAAPILARKRYLQQEARRLRRETEK; encoded by the coding sequence ATGAGTTTTGCTTCTTTCAGTGATTTTCTCGCCATGGGCCACCATGGCCTGTATGTCTGGACGGCCTATGGCATCTGCCTGGCGGTGCTGGCCCTCAACGTCGCCGCGCCGATCCTGGCCCGCAAGCGTTACCTGCAACAAGAGGCGCGTCGTCTGCGCCGGGAGACCGAAAAGTGA